From the genome of Phytohabitans rumicis, one region includes:
- a CDS encoding S-(hydroxymethyl)mycothiol dehydrogenase, which produces MAHEVRGVVARAKGAPVSVETILVPDPGPGEALVQVQACGVCHTDLHYREGGINDDFPFLLGHEAAGVVEAVGAGVTGVQPGDFVILNWRAVCGQCRACLRGRPWYCFATFNATQKMTLADGTALSPALGIGAFAEKTLVAAGQCTKVPPVRAAAVGLLGCGVMAGLGAAMNTGGVSRGDSVAVIGCGGVGDAAIAGSRLAGASKIIAVDVDDRKLQWAAQFGATDTVNAKQTDPVEAIRELTGGFGADVVIDAVGRPETWKQAFYARDLAGTVVLVGVPTPEMTLELPLLDVFGRGGSLKSSWYGDCLPSRDFPMLVDLYQQGRLDLDAFVSETIPLDDVEKSFERMHAGDVLRSVVVF; this is translated from the coding sequence ATGGCACATGAGGTCCGCGGGGTCGTGGCCCGCGCGAAGGGCGCGCCGGTCTCGGTCGAGACGATCCTGGTCCCCGACCCCGGACCTGGTGAGGCGCTGGTGCAGGTCCAGGCGTGCGGGGTCTGCCACACCGACCTGCACTACCGGGAGGGTGGGATCAACGACGACTTCCCCTTCCTGCTCGGTCACGAGGCGGCCGGCGTCGTGGAGGCGGTGGGTGCCGGCGTCACCGGGGTCCAACCCGGCGACTTCGTCATCCTGAACTGGCGCGCGGTGTGCGGGCAGTGCCGGGCCTGCCTGCGCGGGCGGCCGTGGTACTGCTTCGCCACCTTCAACGCGACGCAGAAGATGACCCTCGCCGACGGCACCGCGCTGTCACCGGCGCTGGGGATCGGCGCGTTCGCCGAGAAGACCCTGGTCGCGGCCGGCCAGTGCACCAAGGTGCCGCCGGTGCGGGCGGCAGCGGTCGGGCTGCTCGGCTGCGGCGTGATGGCCGGACTCGGCGCGGCGATGAACACCGGCGGGGTGAGCCGGGGCGACTCGGTCGCGGTGATCGGCTGCGGCGGCGTCGGCGACGCCGCCATCGCGGGCTCCCGGCTGGCTGGCGCGTCGAAGATCATCGCCGTCGACGTGGACGATCGCAAGCTCCAGTGGGCCGCGCAGTTCGGCGCCACCGACACCGTGAACGCCAAGCAGACGGACCCGGTGGAGGCGATCCGCGAATTGACCGGCGGGTTCGGCGCCGACGTGGTGATCGACGCGGTCGGCCGGCCGGAGACCTGGAAGCAGGCGTTCTACGCCCGCGATCTGGCCGGCACCGTCGTGCTGGTCGGCGTACCCACGCCGGAGATGACGCTGGAGCTGCCCCTGCTCGACGTGTTCGGCCGCGGCGGCTCGCTGAAGTCCTCCTGGTACGGCGACTGCCTGCCCTCCCGGGACTTCCCCATGCTCGTCGACCTGTACCAGCAGGGGCGGCTCGACCTGGACGCCTTCGTCTCCGAGACGATCCCGCTGGACGACGTGGAAAAGTCGTTCGAGCGGATGCACGCCGGCGACGTGCTGCGTTCGGTGGTGGTGTTCTGA
- a CDS encoding MBL fold metallo-hydrolase produces the protein MGASIERVVTSGMFALDGGEWEVDNNVWLVGDDREVLVVDAAHDATAIAAAVGDRRVVAIVCTHAHNDHVNAAIELARATGAEIHLHPHDEVLWKLAHPDHVPDRPLADGDTFTVAGTRLRVLHTPGHAPGAICLYAPDLGALFSGDTLFAGGPGATGRSHSDFGTIIDSIRDRLLVLPADTVVYTGHGDATTIGDEAPHLDEWIARGA, from the coding sequence ATGGGCGCCAGCATCGAGCGGGTCGTGACCTCGGGCATGTTCGCCCTCGACGGCGGCGAGTGGGAGGTGGACAACAACGTCTGGCTGGTCGGTGACGACCGGGAGGTCCTGGTCGTCGACGCCGCGCACGACGCCACCGCGATCGCCGCGGCCGTCGGTGACCGCCGGGTCGTCGCCATCGTCTGCACGCACGCGCACAACGACCACGTCAACGCCGCGATAGAGCTGGCCCGGGCCACGGGCGCCGAGATTCACCTGCACCCGCACGACGAGGTGCTGTGGAAGCTGGCCCACCCCGACCATGTGCCGGACCGGCCACTGGCCGACGGAGACACCTTCACCGTCGCCGGCACCCGGTTGCGTGTGCTGCACACACCCGGCCACGCGCCCGGCGCGATCTGCCTGTACGCCCCCGATCTCGGTGCGCTGTTCTCCGGGGACACCCTCTTCGCCGGCGGGCCCGGCGCCACCGGCAGGTCGCACAGCGACTTCGGCACGATCATCGATTCGATCCGCGACCGGCTGCTCGTCCTGCCCGCGGACACGGTCGTGTACACGGGTCACGGCGACGCCACCACCATCGGCGACGAGGCGCCACACCTCGATGAATGGATCGCGCGCGGTGCGTAG
- a CDS encoding ankyrin repeat domain-containing protein, with protein sequence MADVDWSRMGWQSWSEVTAVRARLAAGADPNTLGRGGGRPLHAAAEQGSAEVVTELARLVDDVDAEQDGRTALWVAVNANRPDNARALVAAGADPWRPMMAGWSPARLSLAGPVPDLFPAGAELSPPEAAAVGEARRLIDALRDLDDDGHSLACVSGVDANEAVRRLDASAVEGVDVEDMWDSDDDDSIRTLGVTDVPGGCVVSQPWAYGASMPLVGLLLSAGTVCYAMYANPKSGNQISSTVDGVITGWDLNPGGGWCAADAPADEVLRTYLYQDAVAYCCAYADVRPADARPFTGPPDRWVRLPARDWWSVTAP encoded by the coding sequence ATGGCGGACGTCGACTGGTCACGGATGGGCTGGCAGTCCTGGTCGGAGGTCACGGCGGTGCGGGCCAGGCTCGCGGCCGGCGCCGATCCGAACACGCTGGGGCGCGGCGGTGGCAGGCCGCTGCACGCGGCGGCGGAGCAGGGCTCGGCCGAGGTGGTGACGGAGCTGGCCCGGCTCGTCGACGATGTGGACGCCGAGCAGGACGGGCGCACCGCGCTGTGGGTCGCCGTCAACGCCAACCGGCCGGACAACGCCCGCGCGCTGGTCGCCGCGGGCGCGGACCCTTGGCGGCCGATGATGGCCGGCTGGTCCCCGGCACGGTTGAGCCTGGCCGGCCCGGTCCCTGACCTCTTCCCGGCAGGGGCCGAGCTTTCGCCGCCGGAGGCCGCCGCCGTCGGTGAAGCCCGCCGTCTCATCGACGCCCTGCGCGACCTCGACGACGACGGCCATAGCCTCGCGTGCGTGTCGGGTGTGGACGCGAACGAGGCGGTGCGGCGCCTCGACGCCAGCGCCGTCGAGGGCGTTGACGTCGAGGACATGTGGGACAGCGACGACGACGACTCCATACGGACGCTCGGCGTCACCGACGTGCCCGGCGGCTGCGTGGTGAGCCAGCCGTGGGCCTACGGCGCCTCCATGCCGCTCGTCGGGCTGCTGCTGTCGGCCGGCACGGTCTGCTACGCGATGTACGCCAACCCGAAAAGCGGCAACCAGATCAGCAGCACCGTGGACGGTGTCATCACCGGCTGGGACCTGAACCCGGGCGGCGGCTGGTGCGCCGCCGACGCACCCGCCGACGAGGTCCTGCGCACGTACCTGTACCAGGACGCCGTCGCGTACTGCTGCGCCTATGCCGACGTGCGGCCCGCCGACGCCCGTCCGTTCACCGGACCTCCGGACCGGTGGGTGCGACTGCCGGCTCGCGACTGGTGGTCAGTCACCGCCCCATAG
- a CDS encoding arabinofuranosyltransferase produces the protein MALAAEVVEPAARGRWDWLRRVAVSARPAAFAGVVFCVVVGAVAALPSGDPLDGFFRYSLELVVLITVLVGAGLVWWAHRRGWTWDADVIPALFGGVASFSLLGMLKGTPWGPNGLQGDATFRTESVTRFADGWQLADFTYHGLPAFYAPAYFWLLGRTADLGGIEPWHMIKYGNVAAAMAVPLVAYLLWRWIVPPRVAALLAGVPLVVENFYEPYAWITLAAFIPWWLAAVHGLTRPQLRPPRPVVLGLIGAVLFMTYYYFFFIAAIALVCYLVVGRRTGCVDRRRLGRIALVLGVAATGSAVFWLPLGVSILRARESESLANRWFWDQAGIPELPFIEPTVKGGLCLLGLAFLALTARIEPLSRALLVFLAAAYAWYVIGLPAALLGMPLLTFRGLPLIPLILVTAGVLALGRLVTLAPKLLSPAHVRPLTALLAVLLGLFAARGFTVAVATSPYIPQAHSQPLPDGQLPPYHSAKSKPADVPTASIRDAIEARYTGSGNPVVVSERFDVLSLYPYHGFVQPNAHYSHPAGEFHARIAFLDRLAAASPREFARLSAQNRFDRIDAFVLTDNGDTLHFTYRDDAFPSGLKYRSVRFPRTAFDPSSFDLTDLGSVVVVVRR, from the coding sequence TTGGCGTTGGCGGCGGAGGTCGTTGAGCCGGCGGCCCGCGGCCGCTGGGACTGGCTGCGCCGCGTGGCGGTCTCGGCCCGGCCGGCGGCCTTTGCCGGGGTCGTGTTCTGCGTCGTAGTCGGGGCGGTCGCGGCGTTGCCGTCCGGCGATCCGCTGGACGGGTTCTTCCGGTACAGCCTGGAGTTGGTCGTCCTCATCACGGTGCTGGTCGGCGCCGGGCTCGTGTGGTGGGCGCATCGGCGGGGCTGGACCTGGGACGCCGATGTGATCCCGGCACTGTTCGGCGGCGTCGCCTCGTTCTCGCTGCTCGGCATGCTCAAGGGAACGCCGTGGGGGCCGAACGGCCTGCAAGGCGACGCCACGTTCCGTACCGAGTCGGTGACCCGGTTCGCCGACGGATGGCAGCTGGCCGATTTCACCTACCACGGGCTGCCCGCCTTTTACGCGCCCGCGTACTTCTGGCTGCTGGGACGCACCGCGGACCTCGGGGGCATCGAGCCCTGGCACATGATCAAATACGGCAACGTCGCGGCCGCGATGGCCGTGCCGCTGGTGGCCTACCTGCTGTGGCGGTGGATCGTCCCACCCCGGGTTGCCGCCCTGCTGGCGGGCGTGCCGCTGGTCGTCGAGAACTTCTACGAGCCGTACGCCTGGATCACCCTCGCGGCCTTCATACCCTGGTGGCTTGCCGCGGTACACGGCCTGACCAGGCCGCAGCTACGGCCGCCGCGCCCGGTCGTGCTCGGGCTCATCGGTGCGGTGCTGTTCATGACCTATTACTACTTCTTCTTCATCGCGGCCATCGCGCTGGTCTGCTACCTGGTGGTGGGGCGCCGGACGGGGTGCGTGGACCGGCGCCGCCTGGGCCGGATCGCGCTCGTACTCGGCGTCGCGGCGACCGGTTCGGCGGTCTTCTGGCTGCCGCTGGGCGTGTCGATCCTCCGCGCGCGGGAGTCGGAGTCGCTCGCGAACCGGTGGTTCTGGGACCAGGCGGGCATCCCGGAGTTGCCGTTCATCGAACCGACCGTCAAGGGCGGTCTTTGCCTGCTGGGCCTGGCCTTCCTCGCGCTGACCGCGCGCATCGAGCCGCTGTCCCGCGCGCTGCTGGTGTTCCTCGCCGCGGCCTACGCGTGGTACGTGATCGGCCTACCCGCCGCCTTGTTGGGCATGCCGCTGCTGACGTTCCGTGGGCTTCCGCTCATCCCGCTCATCCTGGTGACCGCCGGCGTACTGGCGCTGGGGCGGCTGGTTACCCTGGCCCCGAAGCTCCTCTCCCCGGCGCACGTGCGGCCGCTGACCGCTCTGCTGGCGGTGCTGCTGGGGCTGTTCGCCGCGCGTGGCTTCACGGTCGCGGTGGCGACCAGCCCGTACATCCCGCAGGCCCACAGCCAGCCGCTGCCGGACGGGCAGCTGCCGCCGTACCACAGCGCCAAGAGCAAACCGGCCGACGTGCCTACCGCGTCGATCCGCGATGCCATCGAGGCCCGGTACACCGGCTCCGGAAACCCGGTAGTCGTCTCCGAACGCTTCGACGTGCTCTCGCTGTACCCGTATCACGGGTTCGTCCAACCGAACGCGCACTACTCGCACCCCGCCGGCGAATTCCACGCCCGCATCGCCTTCCTCGACCGCCTGGCTGCCGCCTCCCCGCGGGAGTTCGCGCGGCTCTCGGCGCAGAACCGATTCGACCGCATCGACGCGTTCGTGCTGACCGACAACGGGGACACCCTCCACTTCACGTACCGCGACGACGCGTTCCCGTCCGGTCTCAAGTACCGGTCGGTCCGGTTCCCGCGGACGGCGTTCGATCCGTCGAGCTTCGACCTGACGGACCTGGGCAGCGTGGTCGTCGTCGTCCGCCGCTGA
- a CDS encoding winged helix-turn-helix transcriptional regulator, whose product MEILVLTAESAAESARRVLPALDLLPHAVRVANHDVSALISGPEPDVVLVDARRMLVEARGVCRLLRTTGLRVPLLAVVEEVGLVGVSVDWGLDDVVLATAGPAEVEARLRLTVSRLAGQAGGAGGALVACGDLSIDPGTYAARLKGQPLDLTYKEFELLKFLAQHPGRVFTRDQLLREVWGYDYFGGHRTVDVHVRRLRAKLGSEYESMIGTVRQVGYKLVLHPRAQAQALVDEPVPELMTSL is encoded by the coding sequence GTGGAGATCCTGGTACTGACCGCCGAGTCCGCTGCTGAGTCCGCACGCCGGGTGCTTCCCGCACTCGACCTGCTGCCGCATGCTGTGCGCGTCGCCAACCATGACGTGTCCGCCCTGATATCCGGTCCTGAACCCGATGTCGTGCTGGTGGACGCCCGGCGCATGCTGGTCGAGGCGCGGGGCGTCTGCCGGTTGCTGCGGACCACGGGTCTGCGGGTGCCGCTGCTGGCCGTGGTGGAGGAGGTTGGCCTGGTCGGGGTCTCCGTGGACTGGGGACTCGATGACGTGGTGCTGGCGACCGCCGGCCCGGCCGAGGTGGAAGCGCGGCTGCGGCTGACGGTGAGTCGGCTGGCGGGCCAGGCCGGCGGCGCCGGCGGTGCGCTGGTCGCCTGCGGCGACCTTTCCATCGATCCCGGTACGTACGCTGCGCGGCTCAAGGGTCAGCCGCTCGATCTGACGTACAAGGAGTTCGAGCTGCTGAAGTTCCTCGCGCAGCATCCGGGTCGGGTGTTCACCCGCGATCAGTTGCTGCGGGAGGTGTGGGGATACGACTACTTCGGCGGCCACCGCACCGTCGACGTGCACGTACGGCGGCTGCGCGCGAAGCTGGGCAGCGAGTACGAGTCGATGATCGGCACGGTTCGGCAGGTCGGGTACAAACTCGTGCTGCACCCCCGCGCTCAAGCTCAGGCACTGGTCGACGAACCGGTGCCGGAACTCATGACGTCACTCTAG